TCGGTAAGTATTGTCAGTTCAGTCAGGCTTTTTGCAAAGCATAGAGGTCCAAGTAGATATTTTGAAACAACCAAAGGTTGGTAACAAGTAGTCGGGGGATCAATTTGACATTGAATCATGTAAGCAAACTACGATGGGTGGTAATGATGTTCGCCATTACGAAACAGTCGGTTAGGCTATTGAGTATTACAGTCGCTGCGAAGgtcatttttttccgaatttaaCTCTTTTCTATATTGAaatagtggccctgaaaaggccTTTTGGTTTGCTGCGATTATTCGATGTCGGTCGTCATTTACTTGGAGCTGGTGTACTTGGTGACGGCCTTGGTGCCTTCGGAAACAGCATGCTTAGCCAATTCTCCTGGAAGCAGAAGACGGACGGCGGTTTTGAAATTTCGCGGGAAGTGATTGTCGAGCGCTTGTTGTAGTGAGCAAGACGGGAGGCTTCGGCGCAATACGTTCAAAGATGTCGTTGACGAAGCTGTTCATGATGCTCATAGCCTTTGAAGAAACGCCCAGTGTCGGGATGGACTTGCTTCAACACCTTGTAGATGTAGATGGCATAGCTCTCCTTCCTgcgctgcttcttcttcttcttgtcggCCCTTGACAATGTTCTTCTGGCCTTGCCGGATTTCTTCGCGGCCTTTCCACTGGTTTTCGGTGCCATCGCTATAGGTTTGACGTTGTTTTCGATCCAAAGGGAAACAGAAACTGATGCCGTTCGACGGAGCGGTTTATCTTTTATACTCGTAGAATGAGAGCACCGCTACGCCCCTTCGATTTGTTTGCTGTTTCGATGTTTCCACTTCTACCTCCTGGTATTGGTACATCGCAGTGCTGCGCATGTATAAAATAACCCTCGTTCTGGCGATTCCCCATCAGTACAGTTTACGTACGCTTTGTAAACGTTTCTCTGTTAGTTAAACTCAAACCTACTATCTCATAATGTCTGGCCGCGGCAAAGGAGGCAAAGTTAAGGGAAAGGCAAAGTCCCGTTCCAACCGGGCAGGATTGCAGTTCCCGGTCGGTCGTATCCACCGTCTGCTCAGGAAGGGCAACTACGCCGAGCGAGTTGGTGCTGGCGCTCCAGTCTACTTGGCTGCCGTCATGGAATATCTGGCTGCTGAAGTTCTGGAATTGGCGGGAAACGCTGCTCGTGATAACAAGAAGACCAGAATCATTCCCCGTCATCTGCAGTTGGCCATCCGTAACGATGAGGAATTGAACAAACTGCTGTCTGGCGTTACCATTGCACAGGGTGGTGTGTTGCCAAACATTCAGGCTGTTCTGTTGCCCAAGAAAACCGAAAAGAAGGCCTAAATTACTTCCCGCTCGACTGAAGACCGTGCGCATCAAACcaaaaccgtccttttcaggacgacaatattCGTTCTACCGCTAGAGAGTTGTTCGAAATTATGTATTTGGTGTAAAGTAAACTATTGTATAAGTACGTCTAGGTGTCAATTGCAAATAATATCCAACTACTATCGGCACACAGCACGTCAGCCACTCGCCGTCGTTGGTGGTGCTACCAATCGCATTCGTTTAGCACCAACCACTGCTGCTTGCATCTGGATTGTGTGCTGTTTTGCTGGTGGAAAAAAACATCCCAGTAGTGTTAGTTTGTCATAAACAAAGGTGCGCTTAGAGTTAAGTCACAGGAATGTTATTAGTTTGTCATAAACAAAGGTGTGCTTAGAGTTAAGTTACGAGGAATGTTATTCTCAACTTCCACCTAGATTGTGTGCTGTTTTGCTGGTGGAAACATGCCAGCAGTGTTAGTTTGTCATTATCAAAGGTGGGCTTTGAGTTAAGTTTTCTAGGTGAATATCGAGCATCCTCACACACCACATCCTCCATCGTTTGCCATAAAGGGGTAGAAGTTTGAAATATGGGTAGAGAAATCACGGCTGATGCTGAAGCCGTTTCATTGTCATTTTGCCTACCGACTTGTGCACTCGATACAAACGGAACACATATGTCGTTACCTGCGTCGTTCAGTCTGCCCTGCCGTTAAAAACAATAATGGCGTAATGTAATGTAACCGATTAATTGGCTAGCGTAGGCTAGGCGTAGCGTAATGTAACCGATTCATTGGCTCTTTCACGATAGCGAGAGATACGAAGATGTTGGAAGTCGAATGGTGTATTTTAGCCGAAATGCGCCAAGAGTTAGTCTAGATTTAGCGAAAATATGGGAATAAGTTGACTTCGTCAGTTATTCCGAGGGAATAATTCCTGATAACTCTTTTGTGGAATGTGgtagtggccctgaaaagggccgttttttAGAATGGTAACTAACGTAGACCAAATTTAGGcacgttctccacggatacggcgAGCCAGCTGAATGTCCTTGGGCATGAtagtgacacgcttggcgtggatggcgcacaggttggtatcttcgaaaagacCGACCAGATAGGGCCATGACAGCCGAGCTCTGGAAGCGCAGGTCagtcttgaagtcctgagcaaTTTCACGAACCAGGCGCTGGAAGGGCAGCTTGCGGATCAGCAGCTCAGTTGACTTCTGATAGCGACGGATTTCACGCAGAGCGACGGTTCCTGGCCGATAACGATGgggcttcttgactcctccggtagccggggcgctcttgcgagcggCTTTGGTAGCCAGCTGCTTGCGAGGAGCCTTTCCTCCAGTAGACTTACGGGCAGTCTGCTTGGTACGAGCCATTGTATGATGGTGAAGTTTGTTTTACAATCCAAACGAATGCGTTGAAACGAGGCGAAATAATGAGGGTCGAAAACTCGACGTCTACTTTTATATGCTTGTTTCGACGCAGGCAACCAATCAGAAGCCCCGAAAGAATAGGAAAAGCAAGAATGGCAAGAAGAAAGCACCCCTCGTGCGGGTATAAAAGTGGCAGTCCGCCAGCGGAAGGCATCAGTTTCATTACAACCGTAGTCGAACACCGAACTAAACATACAAAATGACTGGCCGTGGTAAGGGAGGCAAAGGACTAGGAAAAGGAGGCGCTaagcgtcatcgcaaggttttgcgtgaTAACATCCAGGGTATCACCAAGCCCGCCATCCGTCGTTTGGCTCGTCGTGGTGGAGTCAAGCGTATCTCTGGTCTTATCTACGAGGAAACCCGTGGAgtgctgaaggtattcctggaaaatGTCATTCGTGATGCTGTTACCTACACTGAACACGCCAAGCGTAAAACCGTAACCGCCATGGATGTTGTCTACGCTCTGAAGCGTCAGGGACGTACTCTGTACGGTTTCGGAGGTTAAATCGTATCCATATTTCCGCTctcaaaacggcccttttcagggccaccaaacacATTCCCAAAAGAGTTATCAGGTCAAAATTCAATTACTAATAGCAGTCTGCCATCGTACGGTGTTATGTATCCAACAAGCAAGTTTTTGATTGCCGTCATGAACGACTCGTAAACCCCTCCTCCCGACACATTCTCCGTTTCATTCGTAGCCATCAGGCTGTGTGTTTTGTTGTTGCTCTAGAGTTCAGATAAGTTTATTCCTGTTTTCCAAGTTTACGCTGTATTAGCAGAGCGAATACGATTAGCAGCTCGACGAAATCTCAAGAAACAGTTACTACCTAAATCGTTCGTTTTGACGCCTTCAACTATCCACACAAGTTCCATCTAGCTTCATACCACTCACGTGCATGCATCTCCTACCCGGACTTCATTGTCAGGTAGCAATCGTTCGTGCTGATTCTGCATAACTGTACCATTCCGTTTTTGCTTGTTTTGcttaacttcatttttttcggtatgcGTTGTTGAGCATCTGGCGCATACCACCGTGCAGTGATTGATTGTATATAATGAATGTGTGTCATCATATTTCACTCATCTTAAACAAAACTATGAAACCAGTTGATAATCCGTTTTCGACTGAGCACCCACAAACCGCTTCCAACGTCGTCATCCACATCGTTAACACACCCAGATTGTGGTGCAAAATTACTTCGGAAACGCGCGAAAACTAACTCGAGTGATCTGTGCAATCACAAAGCACCATGTAAGCatggtattcgctaagagatttgagtccgaattcatgttctactacaactaggctgtcaaggacaagtgacgaactcattatggctTCAtcgaatagtgatcgtagaacagattgtttgtgagcttttaaaaaatgggaaaatcttataaatttttaatatttgcatataaattctcaaatttacttgattccaacgaaaatagctttgacgcgaagtgtcatactaatactctttacttctgCATTcggtttgcttaactgattgacagaaactttgttatttcgttcagtatgttgtgggtcacgcactatcaaagttaccccgttttacggtaatgcCAACTTTCGACGGCAAAATTTAAGATAAAAATGTTTTCTACAGTGTGCAGGAATAATCAGATTATACTCCACAAAACTACCAAAGTTACCCCGCCTTGCGGTATGATTAAGTTTGTAACGGTTACCTCAGCTGAGAAACCTGATAAAGTCTAGAAGAACACGGTTTTCCTCATTCAAAACTGCATTTCGATAGTCCCGAAGATGGGGATCAGTGAGAGAGGTGGGTCCATGTATGTAgtggatcaaaacactacaacagcactTTATCTGCTGGGTAAGTGAACGGTATGTTACTGAAAGCAtactttttggcgtttctttcggaatctaTGGTATGGTATGGTTTTCAACGGCAAATCGACGCGCGTACAGTATggctcataaaaaaaaaaaaaaaaaaaaaaaaaaaaaaaaaaaaaaaaaaaaaaaaaaaaaaaaaaaaaaaaaaaaaaaaaatacggaagGTGCAATCGcaactacagtcaccccacagttatggatcaactaagggtcactTTTCTGAACAAGACATGATTAAAATaaatgatccataactgtggtacgggtttcaatgccccacagttatgaatcaacgtttGTGGGAATACGGTCGGAAAAAATATGATCGAGCattttataattgattgcgatgttgCACAGATTTATGgctcacgtaggtaaaatgtgttctgcgtaattgcaactctgtttgatgagatattcccgttttaatccaactctgatccatatcagagtgctatccataactgtggggtgactgttgTTGTTGACAATATGAGTGTTTTCGGTCTCATAGTATGGGGACGGCTTTTAGTGAACTTGTGGGCGCTTGAGACAGTTTGGCAGTCATGTGTATAACTTATGTCATTTGTGCCTATGCTTTGCCTCTTTTAATTGCGAACAACCTTCCCTTCTATTCCAATGTTGggtcttccagttttgatttttcacaCTCTAACAACGCCCCGTATTATCCGCATCCATTTCGCCCAATTTCAGAATCCACTGACCTAATAACCGAATAACGATGAATGAATTAAATTCCTCTATGCGTAGTGTGCCtttatttgtatattttacttTGAATTTTGGTTATTAGAAACGGAACTCCCCAGCATACAACAACACATCGAACCATTAGGCATTTGTCGATCAGCcacaataaaatttaacaataaaCTCATATTTATAAACAGCGTAAAACTATCTTTTCCTGaataaagaaataaagaataaagaaaaaaaaaatccattgtgAATGGTTCATTTTTCTTATCATTTGGATGTCGTTCATTCGAAACGGAATATTACGAATGTTATACTGTGAATATCATTCTAAAACAAAACACATTATAATGCAAAACTTCTTAaggcccgtcattcgttttggcaacaatgatgacttttcagcatgcatttcaaagtgataaaactcagtcgtgatagtttatattgacttgaaaaagaatcactgtacgcgctaacatgcataaagtatgctgatactttttcaactgattttcttcgattcgaaatcgtgagatgaattagcaacaatcattaacgacgcgtacaaatttcaacgacGGCCTGCTTCGCCTTAACGGCTACGGGTTTGAATGATCGAAAAACAATTATGGATCCTGCTTCCTTAAACGCATAAAGTGATCAGTGAAAAATAGAAGCAACCGTTCCATCGGAAGCGATGCTGAGCTCCGCCAATGTGGATAGAACAGTGATAGTTATGCTTTCCAGCAAAGAAGCATGAGACACACCATCAGCAACAGTTTGTATTACCTCGAAAAGGAAAACCCCCGAGATACACGATAAGGAAATTGgctattattttgtgttaaaaaTGGGCTGCGTACATCCTTGGAGTTAGCATGTAAGTAGATTTTGAATACCATTTACCCAAGATTTGGAATTTTGAATACCATTTACCCAAGATtggtatttttgttttattttttatttatttattattttttttttctctactgGTTGGGACTGGACCTACCTCTCTGCCTGGCCCTTTTGCAGTTCGAGATCAGTGCGTTGttcattattgaaaaaaaaaaagaaaaaaaaaacgaacgaaGCAACACCTCAAATCGTCAAGCAAGAGCATAATTTCAGAAATTCAAGTTGAAAACAAATTGTTCGATTGATTATCGAGTGACCAATCGGTCAAGGTATCAGCTTGAAAGACTGTCTAGATGTGTGCTCTTCACCTTGAGATTCGCCTTGAGAAAATCATCGATCGTACGGTAAAAGGAATATTCTTAGTAGTAACTCTTTGATATGATCTTcattggtagtcctgaaaaggactgaTTGGATAATGAATACTGTTTCACAGTACAGTTGCGGGTGCTTCCGAAAGTTGCTAACTTTACTTTTTGGCAGCGGTCTTCTTTGCGGCAGCTTTCTTGGCTGGGGCAGCCTTCTTCGGTTTTGGGGTCTTTGGCTTCTTTGCGGCGGTCTTCGAAGGTTTGGTGGCCTTTTGCTTCGGGGCAGCAGCCTTCTTTACACCTCCGGCCTTTTTGGCAGCCTTTGCACCGGCAGCTTTGGCTTTCTTCGCTGCAGCTGGCTTCTTGGCTTTCTTTTCGCCGGCTGGCTTCTTGGCCTTCTTCTCTCCAGCTGGTTTCTTGGCAGCCTTCTTCTTCTCTCCGGCAGCCTTCTTGGGTTTCTTCTCACCGGCCTTCTTTGTTTTCTTTTCACCGGCGGCCTTCTTAGCATCAGCCTTCAGTTTGAACGATCCGGAGGCACCAGTTCCCTTGGTTTGGACAAACTTGCCCTTTTCGACACCATTCTTCAGCGCCTTCTTCAGGAATGGGGCAAGCTTGGCGACATCGCATTTGTAGTTGGCAGCAATGTACTTCTTGATGGCCTGCAAGGAGGATCCGTTccgttccttcagggttttgaTAGCAGCAACCACCATATCGTTCACCGGGGGATGGGTCGATGGCTTCTTTGGCTTGCCCTGTCCCTTAGGGGCCCTTGGCTTCTTGGCCTTGGCTGGCGAGACAGCAGGGGCTGCGGCAGCGGCTTCAGCGGCGACTTCAGACATTTTGAAAGGCAGAAATAGTAATGCTTACACGTTAGAGTAAACGAATGAAGACAAATCTGGCAACAGTACGGTGTTCGGAAGAGATGTCTGTGTTAGGGATGCAGACATGGTCGTCCACTGAATGACTGTTCGTGAaatattgtatatttttttggtaACATCTTTCTAAAACTCAGTTTTCCGTTCTTCACTAAACATATTTACATTTTAGTATGTCCGTCTGGCGAGTATATGAATCTCGCTAGCAGCCCATTACCGCTACACTGGGCTGGCATTGAGAAAAGTACCACGTAAACATGTCGTAATGGCACTCGTGCTTCATATGGTGTGGCTTCGCTAGATAAAACAATTAATAGCAACTATTGAAACAATGCTATCATGCTTGCCGGTAATGAATTTAGAAACATCAATAGTCGCTCTTTGCGTTTACATTCATATATTATGAAAAATCCGTTACCTTATGGCTCATAACAGGTCTCAAACAAAGTCATTCCCAGTGCTGACGGGCGATGTTCGTGGGTTTGGTTTAAGTAAACTTTTAACAATGTTAATTTGATGGTTTTCCATAAACCATACCCACAACATGGGCTCGATAAAAAtgtcaatcaatcaattttattttaatctgTAAACAAAATAGTCATGTAACTCATAATCGTTTAAAAACAAAGCAACTCTCACCCGCTTGAGATATACCCACCGTTGATTGTCCAATTTCAACAAATGCGTTGCCTTAGCCATCGATGCCACCGCACTGCACAGGATAGTGAATGTTGGGAGATTTCGGACCTCTTAACAGAAGCTGCACTGGTGTTGTTCTGTGCCGAGTTCTTTAAGCTGGAAATAGCGTTTATTAAATGGTGTACTTTATCGAATTCATTGCTACTCACAACTGGTCTCCTTAGTTATTTCTACTCCAACAATCTTAATACGTGTTTCCTTATAGAGAAGTTCTTCTAAATTGGGGGGATCATGTTTTAATCTTAAGCATATATCTATATGAATAGGTTAGAACCTACGATTGTAATATCGTTCTCTTGCGACCGCAGACAAAAGGATGGTAACTCCTGAGGATACTAAGCTAATCTATTTAAGAAACAAACCTATGATAATTCAATATTCAAATTGTGCAGCGAGAATATGTTCAACTTACAGAGCAAGCTAGTAATCAAGTACAATCAATCGACCCGATAggatattcaaaaattcaataatataGCACAAATTTCTTCCGTTCAACTGCTGCTGTTTACATGACTCGCAAATTATCACTCTCCCCTTATCTTGACATTTTGCACGCATCGAGCCTTGCGCACGGTCATTGTCAGTCGCTGCGTGTTAAGTCCAACCGGGGGCCTTTGTGGGTCGATTCGCAATTCAAATTCCCAGTGCTGCCAGTGTCGGCAACATCCCCCGACCCGTAACGCACTTCCGGTCTGCCTACCGCTTCTGTGTTACTATCGCCTTGCACCTGGAGTACTGCCAACTTAGTCATCGGGCGCCGGAACAATCCTTTGGTAGTCTGGACCATGGCTTGGCGAATTCGGCCATCAGCTCCCGGAATCACAGCTACTACCCGACCTCTCATCCACCCGTTACGTTGACCTTCATCCACGATTAGCACAAGATCGTTTACTTTCAGTTTCGCAGCTTCGCCAAACCATTTGCTTCTTAGAGCTATAGTCGGCAGATATTCACTGATCCATCGCCGCCAAAATTGGTCCACTAGCTGTCTAGCCATGTTCCAGTTGGTCCGCGTTACTTTTGTCGGTTCTGCCAGTTTTGTTGAAGGTTGCACAACTCCGCTCGAGCTTAGCAGGATAAAATGATTCGGCGTTAGCGCCTCCTGGCTAACGCTTTCTAGAGGGATGGTGGTTAACGGTCTAGAGTTAACTATAGACTCGGCCTCCGCCAGGACCGTTAACAAAGTCTCATCGTCCGGGTTTCGATTACCGCACAGTGAACCGAGTGCGACTTTGACGGATCTTACAAGTCGTTCCCATGAACCTCCAAAGTGCGGCGCAGAGGGTGGGTTGAAAACCCATCGTGTATTCGTATTTGTAAAGGTTTCCGCCAGTTTCTGACCAATCACCCCAATCTGATCTCGCAGTTCACGACTGGCCCCCTGAAAATTGGTGCCATTATCCGATCGAATTTCGACAGGTGATCCACGACGCGCCACAAACCGACG
The nucleotide sequence above comes from Aedes aegypti strain LVP_AGWG unplaced genomic scaffold, AaegL5.0 Primary Assembly AGWG_AaegL5_hic_scaff_741_PBJ_arrow, whole genome shotgun sequence. Encoded proteins:
- the LOC5578472 gene encoding histone H2B, with the translated sequence MAPKTSGKAAKKSGKARRTLSRADKKKKKQRRKESYAIYIYKVLKQVHPDTGRFFKGYEHHEQLRELAKHAVSEGTKAVTKYTSSK
- the LOC110681346 gene encoding histone H2A — protein: MSGRGKGGKVKGKAKSRSNRAGLQFPVGRIHRLLRKGNYAERVGAGAPVYLAAVMEYLAAEVLELAGNAARDNKKTRIIPRHLQLAIRNDEELNKLLSGVTIAQGGVLPNIQAVLLPKKTEKKA
- the LOC110681350 gene encoding histone H4, translated to MTGRGKGGKGLGKGGAKRHRKVLRDNIQGITKPAIRRLARRGGVKRISGLIYEETRGVLKVFLENVIRDAVTYTEHAKRKTVTAMDVVYALKRQGRTLYGFGG
- the LOC110681344 gene encoding histone H1B-like, which codes for MSEVAAEAAAAAPAVSPAKAKKPRAPKGQGKPKKPSTHPPVNDMVVAAIKTLKERNGSSLQAIKKYIAANYKCDVAKLAPFLKKALKNGVEKGKFVQTKGTGASGSFKLKADAKKAAGEKKTKKAGEKKPKKAAGEKKKAAKKPAGEKKAKKPAGEKKAKKPAAAKKAKAAGAKAAKKAGGVKKAAAPKQKATKPSKTAAKKPKTPKPKKAAPAKKAAAKKTAAKK